One Arachis hypogaea cultivar Tifrunner chromosome 2, arahy.Tifrunner.gnm2.J5K5, whole genome shotgun sequence genomic window, CGATGCAGTACTAATTAGAATTGACACAAAGTATAACCTTCCTTTCTCCAAAAAGGTTATGAACAAAGCTTCAAATTCATCTTTCATATTTCAAGTATGATTTAATTTTACAATCTCGTGCGCAATCAATCAACACTATTATTGTACCTTGTACAAATAGTTGAGGAACGATAAATTTTTTTGGTCTATTCTAACTACCACTTTTTAATATTTCACACACTCTTAAAAATAAAGAAGCAGCAGCATTTGCtgtttaatattaactaatttcacattaattaatattacaacaataataaaatcagaTTAAATTACAATACCAcaacaataattttattttgttatttacagTATTCTCCAATCTTacaaaataaagattaatttgttataaatctaaattttatttaaaaaattatcgattaataaattactacatattcaaaataaaattcaaatattcaaaataaaattcaaactttcaaCACTTACGATACTTAAATATACTACATGGATAACCGACTCCAATATAAATATTTGGCAATAAAATTCACACAACGGTAATAATGTTAAATAGTCTAATTAAACTAATATCTTAGTCGAAAATACTGAAAACCTACCTTCAATAATGTTAAGTCTatagataaaaattattaaacaacAATTAAgtcaaatatattaatttatataataatttttagataaaaattcaGATGAAGTCAATTTTatatgaagttgatatctgagaaccgttagataaaaatttaattaaatcagttaaatcatttaacgatatcaacttcacgtgaagttaactaCACCTAATATTACCATCAATCAAAATTTACTCTAATCAACTTAATGGGCGTAATTATAGatgattaattaaaaatgaaaaaaaaaaaagaggacatGAAATGAAAGTAATCTCAAGAGTACATTGGGACATCAGTCCAAGCACCAGAAACATGACCATTGTCACAAACAAAAGCCCTAACAACAGGTTCACCATCATCATGGAACCCAAACACTCTCCTCAGACAGAAAGCAGAGTGAAGGTCCCAACTCTCCTCACTCTTACAGAAAGCACAACCACCAACATCAACCTTCCTCTTAACCTTGTTCTTCCCATCATTTAAGGCCTTCCAAACCCTAGTTTCCTTAAAATCCACGAACACCCCCCGGAACAGCCTGTACTTCCTCTTCTCCTCCAGATGCAAGCACCCAGGCCAGTCACATATGTAGAGGCAATCATCACGGAATTGCCGAGCCAGAAGCTTCGAACCTTGCTCTCTGCTCAAACTCCAAACCCCAGATGCCAAGTGTTCCTTTTGATTGCAAAGCTTTCGCCTTTTTCCAATCGGGTCCTCGGATCCGAACCCGGATTCGGATACGACGCCGGCGTGGAGGAGGCCGGGGCAGCAGAAATGGAGCTTCAGGAGGATCTCAGGGGTGTTGGTGGAGTCGTTGGGGAAGTGGTGGGAGGGAGGGAGAGGGAGGAGGAGGCGGTGGTGCTGGCGGAGGAGCGAATAGAATCGGGTGCAGACGGAGGAGAGGACGGCGCGGTGGCGAGGGTCGCTGCCGTCGAGTTTTGAGAAGATTGATACGAGGATGTCGTCGGAGAGGTACGAGAACAATGCTTCCGCCATGGATTCTGTTggatgagaaagagagagagaaatggtTTGGGGGTTTTTTGGTAATTTCgcttttaccctttttttttttccttttccttctgGGATTGAAGGAATGCAGTTGAAGCTGTCAACAGTGGAGGGACAGAGAATTTATATTAAGATGGGAACTAGAATTGGGAGTGGGGGAATATATGAACAGCAATGATGATTTGTTTTGAAAGTTTAATATTTTTTGGTTTAGAAGCCAACTCATCATCATAATTTGAATGTGAactaaaataagtttttttttttaaattagtttctaaCAATATAACcctctaaattaattatttaatatttttatatatattttttgttcacTCGGCAGTAGACACTCGGTTTTGTTTCAACCAATTTAGATCCGATTTGGGTCGCACGTTGGTTTTGATGGAtgacttttttcattttttgtcctAAGAAAGGCAAATTGTATTCACAATATCACAACTTTTAAGGACATTGTTTAAGTGATATCTAACTTAACATTTGAGCAAACTCTTTGTTATGGTTAGATTCGTTTAAAATTAACGAATTTCAGTTAGTGAAATAAACCGCTTATTTGTTATGTACGTAATAATTTATCAATTAATAacgtatttttaaataaaattttaatatatgacGGATTAATTTTTGACTTGATAAAAAAATCGTTTAAAATTAACTTCATAATTTGTActccatttattttaaattagttgtATTTTATTTAGAGGGAAATCACACTAAAAATCatacaaacataaaaaaaaaatatttaagaaagatATATATGATTTTTCATAAGCCGATAAACACAAAATTGCATATGGATTCTTTGGCAATTATAGTAAATGAGTTACATTTATGACAATTTTCTTTAATTCATAATCTATTGTTCGAAGCTAGATTATACTATTACATGtgaaaaagttaaaataaaattaacataacAGACTATATTATTAACATAAATTATAAAACATGGTTCATGCATCTAAAAGTTAGAATAACATtaggaaaataataatttaaaatattttatttaatttaatatctatacttttatgtgttatttaatagctaaaaatacatatttattatatttaatattatgtatttatttaaaaaataa contains:
- the LOC112756168 gene encoding phytochrome A-associated F-box protein; translated protein: MAEALFSYLSDDILVSIFSKLDGSDPRHRAVLSSVCTRFYSLLRQHHRLLLPLPPSHHFPNDSTNTPEILLKLHFCCPGLLHAGVVSESGFGSEDPIGKRRKLCNQKEHLASGVWSLSREQGSKLLARQFRDDCLYICDWPGCLHLEEKRKYRLFRGVFVDFKETRVWKALNDGKNKVKRKVDVGGCAFCKSEESWDLHSAFCLRRVFGFHDDGEPVVRAFVCDNGHVSGAWTDVPMYS